The following DNA comes from Alienimonas californiensis.
TGGACTGGATCGCCGCCGGGGCGATCGACGACGGCGCTAAGGAGAACTGGAAAGAGGGCGAGACCGGCCCGCCGGCCTGCGTGTCGCTGGAGCTGTACCCGCCCTCGATCGCCCTGACCGGCGAGGGGTCCGATCAGCGGATGGTGGCCCGCGCCACCTACGCCGACGGCACCGACCGCGACGTGACCCACCTCGTCGCCTGGAACACCAGCAACCCCACCGCCGCCGCGATCACGCCGGAGGGCGCCGTCACCGCCGGCGCCGTGAACGGCACCGGCGGCGCGGAAGCGTTCATCACCGCCCGTTTCGACGTGCACACCGTGGGCGTGCCCGCGATCGTGCTGCCGAAGAACGTGGAGTTTGAGTTCCCGGACGTCGAGCCGGCCAACTACATCGACGAGGCGATCTACACCAAGCTCGCCACGCTGCGGATCGCCCCCAGCGAACTGTGCAGCGACGAGGAGTTCGTCCGCCGGGCCTACCTGGACCTGGTGGGCGTCGTCCCGCCGGCCGAGGCGACCCGGGAGTTCATCGAGAACACCGACCCCTCCAAGCGGGCGGCGCTGGTCGACTCGCTGCTGGATAAGCCCGCGTTCGCGGACATCTGGGTGATGAAGTGGGCCGAGCTGCTGACGATCCGCACGGCCAACAACGTCCTCAGCGGCAAGGAAGCGGTCCTGTACCACCGCTGGCTCAAGGAGCAGGTCGACGGGAACGTCCCGGTGGACGAGATGGTTCGCGAACTGCTGGCCAGCAGCGGCGGGACCTTCGACACCCCCGCCACGAACTATTACCGCACCGAACGCGACACGCTGAAGGTCGCGGAGAACGTCGCCCAGGTGTTCATGGGCATGCGGATCCAGTGCGCCCAGTGTCACAACCACCCGTTCGACCGCTGGACGATGGAGGACTACTACGGGTTCGCCGCGTTCTTCGCCCAGGTGAGCACCAAGAACTCCGACGACCCCCGCGAGCGGATCGTCTACAACCGCGGCGGCGGCGAGGTGAAGCACCCGCTGACCAACGAGAACATGGCGCCGAAGTTCCTGGGCGGCATCCAGCCGGACTTCCAGGCAGACGAACGCTTTAAGGGACGCGACCGCCGCGAGGTGCTGGCGAAGTGGCTGACCTCCGAGGAGAACCCCTACTTCGCCCGGAACATCGTCAACCTGGTGTGGGCCCACTTCACCGGCCGCGGCATCGTGGAGCCGGTGGACGACGTGCGGGTCTCCAACCCGCCCGCCAACGAGGCCCTGCTGGACGCCCTCGCCCAGCGGTTCATCGAGAGCGGCTACGACCTGAAGGGCCTCGTGCGGGACATCTGCGCCAGCCGGACCTATCAGCTGGCGACGCGGACGAACCCCACCAACGTGGGCGATACCGCGAACTTCGCCTCCGCGAAGCTCCGCCGGATGCGGGCCGAGGTTCTGCTGGACAGCATCAACGCCGTCACGGAGAGCCCGGAGAAGTTCAACGGCCTGCCGCTGGGCAGCCGGGCGGTGGAGATCGCCGACGGCAATACCAGCACCTACTTCCTGACGACCTTCGGCCGGGCCAGCCGGGAAACCGTCTGTAGTTGCGAGGTGCGGGTCGAACCGAACCTCGCCCAGGCCCTGCACCTGCTCAATGGCAACACGGTGCACGACAAGGTGCAGCGGGGCAAAGTTGTGGAGACCCTGCTGAAGGGCGTGGAAGGCAAGGACGGCGCGGAAAGCGTCCCGCCGATGGAGCCGGTCGAGGTGCTGGAGGAGATCACCCTCCGCTGCCTCGCCCGTCAGCCGACCGACGCGGAGAAGAAGGCCCTCGAGGAGGCGCTGGCCGCCGGCGAAGCGCCGCAGGCCGTGCTGGAAGACTACTTCTGGGCCGTGCTGAACAGCCGCGAGTTCCTGTTCAACCACTGAGCCGGACGCACCGTCACGCCGAGGGTCTGCGGACCCTCGGCGTGATTTCTTAGATCAAGCGCATTTTCGACCTCAACGACCCGCCCCATGACCTCCCGCCTCGCCCCGTTCGCCGCGGTTTTGCTGGCCTGTTCCCTCCCCCTGTCGGCCGTCGGCGCCGACGAGGAGAAGAAGGACGAGAAGCCGCTGACCTACGACGAAGACGTCCTGCCCGTGCTGCGGGCGAACTGCGTCGGCTGTCATAACGCCGAAAAGCAGGAGGGCGGCCTGAACATGAGCCAGTTCGCCGCCCTGATGCAGGGCGGCGGCAGCGGCGAGGTGGTGACCCCCGGCGACGGGGAGTTCAGCTACCTCTATATGCTCGCCGCCCACCAGGCCGAGCCGAAGATGCCCCCCAACGGGGCGAAGATGGCCGACGCCGACCTGGCGATCCTCAAAAAGTGGATCGACACCGGCGCCCGCGAGAACGCCGGCTCCAAGGTGAAGATCAAGCCGAAGGAGGACCTGTCGCTGGGCGCCGCCCCGATCGGCCGCCCCGAGGGGCCGCCGCCGATGCCGCCCAACCCCTACGACGCCGCCGCCTACGAGGGCGAACTGAAGCCGCTCTCCGTGGAGGCGATTCCCGTCGAGGGCCGCGTCGCCGGGCGGGCGGACGCCGTCACCGCGATGGCCGCCAGCCAGTGGGCGCCGCTGGTGGCGGTCGCCGGCGAGGGGCAGGTCCTCCTGTTCCACGCCGACTCCCTCCAGCCGGTGGGCGTGCTGCCCTTCCCCGAGGGCCGGCCGATGTCGCTGAAGTTCAGCACCAACGGCCGCCTGCTGATCGCCGGCGGCGGTCGCGGCGCCTACCGCGGGCTGGCCGTCGTCTGGGACGTGACCACCGGAGACCGCGTCGCGGAGATCGGCGACGAGCCGGACTCCGTGCTCTGCGCCGACATCTCCCCGGACCAGTCGCTGGTCGTGATCGGCACCACCAACAAGAAGGCGAAGGTGTACGCCGTCGCCACCGGCGAGTTGGTTTACATGGTCGAGAAAGCCACGGACTGGGTCACGTCGGTCGGCTTCAGCCCGGACGGCGTGCTGCTGGCCGTGGGCGACCGCGTCGGCGGCCTGAGCCTCTGGGAAGCCTCCAGCGGCCTGCTGTACTCGGACCTGCGGGGCCATAGCGACGCGATCACCGACGTCAGCTGGCGGGCCGACTCCAACCTGCTGGCCTCCGCCAGCCTGGACGACACCGTGCACCTCTGGAACCCGGAGGACGGCGC
Coding sequences within:
- a CDS encoding DUF1549 and DUF1553 domain-containing protein, with protein sequence MTPLFLAAALLATSPVSYVPGPNALEPDSKESAGSKPTAVQLDVYPPAVHLSTARDRQSVIAVLTLSDGTTRDVTAETTFKAADESFAKASVGEDGALTYHPAADGTTTLTASYDGKSVEVPLSVVDSGASPPVGFRNDVMPIFARAGCNMGSCHGAARGKDGFRMGLFGYDPVGDHFRITREQAGRRINLGVPEHSLLFEKSIGAVSHTGGKLFEADSEYARLILDWIAAGAIDDGAKENWKEGETGPPACVSLELYPPSIALTGEGSDQRMVARATYADGTDRDVTHLVAWNTSNPTAAAITPEGAVTAGAVNGTGGAEAFITARFDVHTVGVPAIVLPKNVEFEFPDVEPANYIDEAIYTKLATLRIAPSELCSDEEFVRRAYLDLVGVVPPAEATREFIENTDPSKRAALVDSLLDKPAFADIWVMKWAELLTIRTANNVLSGKEAVLYHRWLKEQVDGNVPVDEMVRELLASSGGTFDTPATNYYRTERDTLKVAENVAQVFMGMRIQCAQCHNHPFDRWTMEDYYGFAAFFAQVSTKNSDDPRERIVYNRGGGEVKHPLTNENMAPKFLGGIQPDFQADERFKGRDRREVLAKWLTSEENPYFARNIVNLVWAHFTGRGIVEPVDDVRVSNPPANEALLDALAQRFIESGYDLKGLVRDICASRTYQLATRTNPTNVGDTANFASAKLRRMRAEVLLDSINAVTESPEKFNGLPLGSRAVEIADGNTSTYFLTTFGRASRETVCSCEVRVEPNLAQALHLLNGNTVHDKVQRGKVVETLLKGVEGKDGAESVPPMEPVEVLEEITLRCLARQPTDAEKKALEEALAAGEAPQAVLEDYFWAVLNSREFLFNH